Proteins from a genomic interval of Lycium ferocissimum isolate CSIRO_LF1 chromosome 2, AGI_CSIRO_Lferr_CH_V1, whole genome shotgun sequence:
- the LOC132036935 gene encoding transmembrane ascorbate ferrireductase 2, producing MAVPVVRFPIILMVRVIGIAVAALVLTWTVHYRGGLALISDNKALIFNVHPVLMVISLILLNGEAMLAYKTVSGTKSFRKSVHLSLQSMAFFFGLIGLWAAWKFHIDKGIDNWYSLHSWLGIVCLFLFGIQWAAGFATFWYPGGSRNSRATLLPWHVFLGIYIYALAIATCATGLLEKATFLQASHIISRYSTEALLVNSLGILIVVLGGLVILAVVSPMNGVGDIHRGPAE from the exons ATGGCGGTGCCGGTGGTAAGGTTTCCGATTATCCTAATGGTGAGGGTAATCGGAATTGCAGTGGCAGCATTAGTGTTGACGTGGACAGTGCATTACAGAGGTGGTTTAGCCCTCATATCTGACAACAAAGCTCTCATCTTTAAC GTACATCCTGTTTTAATGGTTATCAGCCTCATCCTTCTAAATGGTGAAG CTATGCTGGCGTACAAGACAGTCTCTGGAACAAAGAGCTTCCGGAAGTCGGTTCATCTTTCCCTGCAATCCATGGCTTTCTTTTTTGGTCTAATTGGTTTATGGGCTGCTTGGAAGTTTCATATTGACAAAGGAATCGACAACTGGTACAGTCTTCACTCATGGTTGGGCATAGTTTGCCTTTTTCTATTTGGTATCCAG TGGGCTGCTGGTTTTGCAACTTTCTGGTATCCAGGTGGTTCAAGGAACAGCAGAGCGACTCTTCTACCATGGCATGTCTTTTTgggcatatacatatatgcccTTGCTATTGCAACTTGTGCTACTGGCTTATTGGAGAAAGCTACATTCCTTCAAGCAAGCCACATAATCTCACGCTATTCCACCGAGGCATTGCTAGTGAATAGCTTGGGTATCTTGATTGTTGTTTTGGGTGGATTGGTTATTCTCGCTGTTGTCTCCCCAATGAATGGTGTAGGTGACATTCATAGAGGACCAGCAGAATAA
- the LOC132036946 gene encoding probable isoprenylcysteine alpha-carbonyl methylesterase ICMEL2 isoform X2, whose protein sequence is MEMENNKGDDNSQLLPRASTVPPITYTNNNYQRRRKPLSKTKSTPPRLYRQGSFSRDIGHAAAETYLITWLSFKLLSYLGLSMDYKIYGSCLICNATYAWFSPRLDLYLPEKIDSPKPVVAFVTGGAWIIGYKAWGSLLGKQLSEHDIIVACIDYRNFPQGTIGDMVEDVSQGISFVCNTIADYGGDPNRIYLMGQSAGAHIASCALMKQAIKESRGESVSWSSSQIKAYFGLSGGYNLPNLVDHFNNRGLYRSIFLSIMEGEESLPNFSPEIMVQDQTSKAAVQLLPHIILFHGASDSSIPPDSSKTFVDTLHGVGAQAELILYEGKTHTDLFLQDPLRGGKDDLFDHIVAYIHANDKEALAKDAMAPPRKRLVPEILLKLARRVSPF, encoded by the exons ATGGAGATGGAGAATAATAAAGGGGATGATAATTCACAGTTATTACCTAGGGCATCAACTGTACCTCCAATTACATATACTAATAATAATTATCAAAGGAGGAGGAAACCATTAAGCAAGACTAAGTCCACACCTCCACGGCTATATCGACAAGGATCTTTTAGCCGTGATATTGGGCACGCTGCTGCTGAGACTTATTTGATTACTTGGCTTAGTTTCAAGCTTCTTAGCTATCTTGG GTTATCGATGGATTACAAGATTTATGGGTCTTGCCTTATATGCAATGCTACTTATGCCTGGTTTTCTCCAAG GTTAGACTTATATCTACCGGAAAAGATAGACAGCCCAAAGCCAGTTGTGGCATTTGTAACAGGTGGAGCATGGATTATTGG GTACAAGGCATGGGGTTCTCTTTTAGGAAAGCAATTATCagaacatgacatcatagtaGCATGCATTGACTACAG AAACTTTCCACAGGGAACAATAGGCGATATGGTGGAAGATGTTTCACAGGGAATCTCATTTGTTTGCAACACCATTGCTGATTATGGCGGTGACCCAAACAG GATTTATCTCATGGGTCAATCTGCTGGTGCACATATCGCTTCCTGTGCTCTTATGAAGCAGGCAATCAAAGAATCTAGAGGAGAAAGTGTTTCTTGGAGCAGCTCCCAGATAAAAGCTTATTTTGGTTTATCAGGCGG GTATAACTTACCCAACTTAGTTGATCATTTCAATAATAGAGGGTTATATCGCTCAATTTTCTTGAG TATAATGGAAGGGGAAGAATCGTTGCCAAATTTCTCTCCTGAAATTATGGTACAGGATCAGACCTCTAAAGCTGCTGTGCAGCTGCTGCCTCACATTATCCTATTTCATGGTGCTTCAGATAGCTCCATTCCACCGGATTCAAG TAAAACATTTGTAGATACACTTCACGGAGTGGGAGCTCAAGCTGAACTGATTTTATATGAAGGAAAAACTCACACAGATTTATTCCTTCAA GATCCTCTAAGAGGTGGTAAAGATGACCTATTTGACCACATAGTAGCATATATACATGCTAACGACAAAGAAGCTCTGGCTAAGGATGCTATGGCACCTCCAAGAAAGCGGCTTGTTCCAGAAATCTTGTTGAAGTTAGCTCGCAGGGTCAGCCCTTTTTAA
- the LOC132036946 gene encoding probable isoprenylcysteine alpha-carbonyl methylesterase ICMEL2 isoform X1: MEMENNKGDDNSQLLPRASTVPPITYTNNNYQRRRKPLSKTKSTPPRLYRQGSFSRDIGHAAAETYLITWLSFKLLSYLGLGYRWITRFMGLALYAMLLMPGFLQVAYYYFFSPLVRRSVVYGDQPRNRLDLYLPEKIDSPKPVVAFVTGGAWIIGYKAWGSLLGKQLSEHDIIVACIDYRNFPQGTIGDMVEDVSQGISFVCNTIADYGGDPNRIYLMGQSAGAHIASCALMKQAIKESRGESVSWSSSQIKAYFGLSGGYNLPNLVDHFNNRGLYRSIFLSIMEGEESLPNFSPEIMVQDQTSKAAVQLLPHIILFHGASDSSIPPDSSKTFVDTLHGVGAQAELILYEGKTHTDLFLQDPLRGGKDDLFDHIVAYIHANDKEALAKDAMAPPRKRLVPEILLKLARRVSPF, from the exons ATGGAGATGGAGAATAATAAAGGGGATGATAATTCACAGTTATTACCTAGGGCATCAACTGTACCTCCAATTACATATACTAATAATAATTATCAAAGGAGGAGGAAACCATTAAGCAAGACTAAGTCCACACCTCCACGGCTATATCGACAAGGATCTTTTAGCCGTGATATTGGGCACGCTGCTGCTGAGACTTATTTGATTACTTGGCTTAGTTTCAAGCTTCTTAGCTATCTTGG GTTAGGTTATCGATGGATTACAAGATTTATGGGTCTTGCCTTATATGCAATGCTACTTATGCCTGGTTTTCTCCAAG TTGcatattattatttcttttcaCCGCTGGTCCGGCGAAGTGTTGTCTATGGCGATCAGCCGAGGAATAG GTTAGACTTATATCTACCGGAAAAGATAGACAGCCCAAAGCCAGTTGTGGCATTTGTAACAGGTGGAGCATGGATTATTGG GTACAAGGCATGGGGTTCTCTTTTAGGAAAGCAATTATCagaacatgacatcatagtaGCATGCATTGACTACAG AAACTTTCCACAGGGAACAATAGGCGATATGGTGGAAGATGTTTCACAGGGAATCTCATTTGTTTGCAACACCATTGCTGATTATGGCGGTGACCCAAACAG GATTTATCTCATGGGTCAATCTGCTGGTGCACATATCGCTTCCTGTGCTCTTATGAAGCAGGCAATCAAAGAATCTAGAGGAGAAAGTGTTTCTTGGAGCAGCTCCCAGATAAAAGCTTATTTTGGTTTATCAGGCGG GTATAACTTACCCAACTTAGTTGATCATTTCAATAATAGAGGGTTATATCGCTCAATTTTCTTGAG TATAATGGAAGGGGAAGAATCGTTGCCAAATTTCTCTCCTGAAATTATGGTACAGGATCAGACCTCTAAAGCTGCTGTGCAGCTGCTGCCTCACATTATCCTATTTCATGGTGCTTCAGATAGCTCCATTCCACCGGATTCAAG TAAAACATTTGTAGATACACTTCACGGAGTGGGAGCTCAAGCTGAACTGATTTTATATGAAGGAAAAACTCACACAGATTTATTCCTTCAA GATCCTCTAAGAGGTGGTAAAGATGACCTATTTGACCACATAGTAGCATATATACATGCTAACGACAAAGAAGCTCTGGCTAAGGATGCTATGGCACCTCCAAGAAAGCGGCTTGTTCCAGAAATCTTGTTGAAGTTAGCTCGCAGGGTCAGCCCTTTTTAA
- the LOC132036946 gene encoding probable isoprenylcysteine alpha-carbonyl methylesterase ICMEL2 isoform X3, which translates to MEMENNKGDDNSQLLPRASTVPPITYTNNNYQRRRKPLSKTKSTPPRLYRQGSFSRDIGHAAAETYLITWLSFKLLSYLGLGYRWITRFMGLALYAMLLMPGFLQVAYYYFFSPLVRRSVVYGDQPRNRLDLYLPEKIDSPKPVVAFVTGGAWIIGYKAWGSLLGKQLSEHDIIVACIDYRNFPQGTIGDMVEDVSQGISFVCNTIADYGGDPNRIYLMGQSAGAHIASCALMKQAIKESRGESVSWSSSQIKAYFGLSGGYNLPNLVDHFNNRGLYRSIFLSIMEGEESLPNFSPEIMVQDQTSKAAVQLLPHIILFHGASDSSIPPDSSKTFVDTLHGVGAQAELILYEGKTHTDLFLQSFHHGC; encoded by the exons ATGGAGATGGAGAATAATAAAGGGGATGATAATTCACAGTTATTACCTAGGGCATCAACTGTACCTCCAATTACATATACTAATAATAATTATCAAAGGAGGAGGAAACCATTAAGCAAGACTAAGTCCACACCTCCACGGCTATATCGACAAGGATCTTTTAGCCGTGATATTGGGCACGCTGCTGCTGAGACTTATTTGATTACTTGGCTTAGTTTCAAGCTTCTTAGCTATCTTGG GTTAGGTTATCGATGGATTACAAGATTTATGGGTCTTGCCTTATATGCAATGCTACTTATGCCTGGTTTTCTCCAAG TTGcatattattatttcttttcaCCGCTGGTCCGGCGAAGTGTTGTCTATGGCGATCAGCCGAGGAATAG GTTAGACTTATATCTACCGGAAAAGATAGACAGCCCAAAGCCAGTTGTGGCATTTGTAACAGGTGGAGCATGGATTATTGG GTACAAGGCATGGGGTTCTCTTTTAGGAAAGCAATTATCagaacatgacatcatagtaGCATGCATTGACTACAG AAACTTTCCACAGGGAACAATAGGCGATATGGTGGAAGATGTTTCACAGGGAATCTCATTTGTTTGCAACACCATTGCTGATTATGGCGGTGACCCAAACAG GATTTATCTCATGGGTCAATCTGCTGGTGCACATATCGCTTCCTGTGCTCTTATGAAGCAGGCAATCAAAGAATCTAGAGGAGAAAGTGTTTCTTGGAGCAGCTCCCAGATAAAAGCTTATTTTGGTTTATCAGGCGG GTATAACTTACCCAACTTAGTTGATCATTTCAATAATAGAGGGTTATATCGCTCAATTTTCTTGAG TATAATGGAAGGGGAAGAATCGTTGCCAAATTTCTCTCCTGAAATTATGGTACAGGATCAGACCTCTAAAGCTGCTGTGCAGCTGCTGCCTCACATTATCCTATTTCATGGTGCTTCAGATAGCTCCATTCCACCGGATTCAAG TAAAACATTTGTAGATACACTTCACGGAGTGGGAGCTCAAGCTGAACTGATTTTATATGAAGGAAAAACTCACACAGATTTATTCCTTCAA TCCTTTCATCATGGTTGTTAG